Proteins from a genomic interval of Salmo salar chromosome ssa14, Ssal_v3.1, whole genome shotgun sequence:
- the LOC106569119 gene encoding von Willebrand factor C domain-containing protein 2-like, with translation MKMFSNKHYSMGIMRSVMSLLFCVQVGPAFSVAGQENTCDANSSVYYVGEWYFLDSDHCTQCECTTEGSSCARTECTSLPTACIHVSHYPTDCCPRCEKIGCEYRGEVYELGQNFQPSECEQCTCDSDGIARCLVADCAPPPCVNPVNTNGKCCPECPEGPNCYVDLTRSHVIPGGEPVWVDSCTKCRCHDSGDASYWEGNRLATCARVHNCTPEEASQKN, from the exons ATGAAAATGTTTTCAAATAAGCACTATTCGATGGGGATTATGCGTTCCGTGATGTCTCTACTGTTCTGTGTCCAGGTCGGTCCGGCTTTCTCTGTAGCTGGACAGGAGAACACTTGTGATGCAAACAGCAGCGTCTACTATGTAGGAGAATGGTATTTTTTAGACTCGGACCACTGCACGCAGTGTGAATGCACCACAGAGGGGTCTTCTTGTGCAAGGACGGAATGCACCTCTTTGCCCACCGCTTGCATCCATGTCAGCCACTATCCCACTGATTGCTGCCCAAGATGTGAGAAGATAGGCTGTGAGTACCGGGGAGAGGTGTACGAACTGGGACAAAACTTCCAG CCAAGTGAGTGCGAGCAGTGTACCTGTGACAGTGATGGCATCGCCCGCTGCCTGGTGGCAGACTGTGCCCCACCGCCCTGCGTCAACCCTGTCAACACCAATGGGAAGTGCTGCCCTGAATGCCCAGAGG GGCCCAACTGCTATGTGGATTTGACCCGCAGCCATGTGATCCCAGGGGGGGAACCTGTATGGGTGGACTCCTGCACAAAGTGTCGCTGTCACGACTCAGGTGACGCTAGCTACTGGGAGGGCAACCGCTTGGCCACCTGTGCTCGCGTACATAACTGCACCCCTGAAGAGGCTAGCCAGAAGAACTGA